A portion of the Melanotaenia boesemani isolate fMelBoe1 chromosome 2, fMelBoe1.pri, whole genome shotgun sequence genome contains these proteins:
- the proza gene encoding protein Z, vitamin K-dependent plasma glycoprotein a isoform X2, with amino-acid sequence MHFLSTWAALLCLAGTAAAIQIPQEVFLDKQQASSLISRQKRNSGSSSTLEQACMEKVCTYEEARKFFQDSYRTDIFWSVYIDGDQCAENPCKNGAMCSDSVGGYDCVCKSGFIGVHCENDQTLCTLEKDKGCSQFCKPGYTSYECSCARGWKLNPTDKDKCVPAATFPCGKLNSLSQWNNRQSTNARNNFEGLTCTTNECPWQALLKSTVSAGYCSGVILKENLVLTSAQCANKYSSFQVVVGKRSTNDDGEQTLYVKVTHVHPRYVEGRPENDLAVIELRDRIIFKKNVFAVCLPERDFAESILMSGELPAVVTGWKETKQVSAFQGPLTLNLLEYSKLPQCMVAHPNLMTNKMGCTSPRANADCTMSSGSPLLTLYREVFFLTGVVSQVEAASCSNGYIFQKVSRHLGWLQSLMGTS; translated from the exons ATGCACTTCCTGTCCACATGGGCTGCTCTTCTGTGTCTGGCTGGGACTGCAGCAGCGATTCAGATCCCCCAGGAAG TGTTTCTGGATAAGCAGCAGGCGTCTTCGCTGATCTCCCGCCAGAAGAGGAACTCCGGATCATCCTCCACCTTGGAGCAGGCCTGCATGGAGAAGGTCTGCACCTATGAGGAGGCCAGAAAGTTCTTCCAGGATTCCTACCGCACG GATATCTTCTGGTCAGTCTACATTG ATGGAGACCAGTGTGCAGAAAACCCCTGCAAAAATGGAGCCATGTGTTCAGACAGTGTTGGCGGCTACGATTGTGTCTGCAAGTCGGGTTTCATCGGAGTCCACTGTGAAAACG ACCAGACTCTTTGCACCTTAGAAAAGGACAAGGGCTGCTCGCAGTTCTGTAAACCAGGATACACATCATACGAGTGTTCCTGCGCCCGCGGATGGAAGCTCAACCCTACGGACAAGGACAAGTGTGTGCCAGCAG CCACATTCCCCTGTGGTAAACTGAACAGTCTGAGCCAGTGGAACAACAGACAATCTACCAACGCCCGCAATAACTTTGAAGGACTCACCTGCACCACTAATGAATGTCCCTGGCAG GCTCTGCTGAAGAGTACAGTGTCCGCAGGTTACTGTAGTGGAGTCATACTGAAGGAGAACCTGGTCTTGACTTCAGCTCAGTGTGCCAACAAATACAGTTCCTTCCAGGTGGTAGTCG GCAAGCGCAGCACCAATGACGATGGAGAACAGACGCTGTATGTAAAAGTCACCCATGTCCATCCTCGCTATGTGGAAGGGCGTCCTGAAAATGACCTCGCTGTGATTGAGCTCCGTGACCGCATcatctttaagaaaaatgtattcGCTGTCTGTTTGCCCGAAAGAGACTTTGCTGAGAGCATCTTGATGTCGGGAGAGCTTCCAGCTGTTGTCACTGGCTGGAAGGAAACCAAGCAAGTTTCTGCTTTCCAGGGCCCGCTTACCCTTAACCTTCTGGAGTACAGCAAGCTGCCTCAGTGTATGGTCGCACACCCTAACCTGATGACCAATAAAATGGGCTGCACTTCTCCACGTGCCAATGCTGATTGCACCATGAGCTCCGGCAGCCCCCTGCTCACCTTGTACAGGGAGGTGTTCTTCCTCACTGGGGTGGTGAGCCAGGTGGAAGCAGCTAGCTGCAGCAACGGCTACATTTTCCAAAAAGTGTCACGCCACCTCGGCTGGCTGCAGTCACTCATGGGTACAAGTTAG
- the proza gene encoding protein Z, vitamin K-dependent plasma glycoprotein a isoform X1, with protein sequence MERKAARGAQREAIGGLEPVPANIGWERHIRDRLPLLILEHTLTTHFCIIMHFLSTWAALLCLAGTAAAIQIPQEVFLDKQQASSLISRQKRNSGSSSTLEQACMEKVCTYEEARKFFQDSYRTDIFWSVYIDGDQCAENPCKNGAMCSDSVGGYDCVCKSGFIGVHCENDQTLCTLEKDKGCSQFCKPGYTSYECSCARGWKLNPTDKDKCVPAATFPCGKLNSLSQWNNRQSTNARNNFEGLTCTTNECPWQALLKSTVSAGYCSGVILKENLVLTSAQCANKYSSFQVVVGKRSTNDDGEQTLYVKVTHVHPRYVEGRPENDLAVIELRDRIIFKKNVFAVCLPERDFAESILMSGELPAVVTGWKETKQVSAFQGPLTLNLLEYSKLPQCMVAHPNLMTNKMGCTSPRANADCTMSSGSPLLTLYREVFFLTGVVSQVEAASCSNGYIFQKVSRHLGWLQSLMGTS encoded by the exons ATGGAGAGGAAGGCGGCGAGAGGAGCGCAGAGGGAGGCGATAGGAG GgttggagcctgtcccagctaACATTGGGTGGGAAAGGCACATCCGGGACAGACTGCCTCTACTTATTTTG GAGCACACACTGACCACACACTTCTGTATCATCATGCACTTCCTGTCCACATGGGCTGCTCTTCTGTGTCTGGCTGGGACTGCAGCAGCGATTCAGATCCCCCAGGAAG TGTTTCTGGATAAGCAGCAGGCGTCTTCGCTGATCTCCCGCCAGAAGAGGAACTCCGGATCATCCTCCACCTTGGAGCAGGCCTGCATGGAGAAGGTCTGCACCTATGAGGAGGCCAGAAAGTTCTTCCAGGATTCCTACCGCACG GATATCTTCTGGTCAGTCTACATTG ATGGAGACCAGTGTGCAGAAAACCCCTGCAAAAATGGAGCCATGTGTTCAGACAGTGTTGGCGGCTACGATTGTGTCTGCAAGTCGGGTTTCATCGGAGTCCACTGTGAAAACG ACCAGACTCTTTGCACCTTAGAAAAGGACAAGGGCTGCTCGCAGTTCTGTAAACCAGGATACACATCATACGAGTGTTCCTGCGCCCGCGGATGGAAGCTCAACCCTACGGACAAGGACAAGTGTGTGCCAGCAG CCACATTCCCCTGTGGTAAACTGAACAGTCTGAGCCAGTGGAACAACAGACAATCTACCAACGCCCGCAATAACTTTGAAGGACTCACCTGCACCACTAATGAATGTCCCTGGCAG GCTCTGCTGAAGAGTACAGTGTCCGCAGGTTACTGTAGTGGAGTCATACTGAAGGAGAACCTGGTCTTGACTTCAGCTCAGTGTGCCAACAAATACAGTTCCTTCCAGGTGGTAGTCG GCAAGCGCAGCACCAATGACGATGGAGAACAGACGCTGTATGTAAAAGTCACCCATGTCCATCCTCGCTATGTGGAAGGGCGTCCTGAAAATGACCTCGCTGTGATTGAGCTCCGTGACCGCATcatctttaagaaaaatgtattcGCTGTCTGTTTGCCCGAAAGAGACTTTGCTGAGAGCATCTTGATGTCGGGAGAGCTTCCAGCTGTTGTCACTGGCTGGAAGGAAACCAAGCAAGTTTCTGCTTTCCAGGGCCCGCTTACCCTTAACCTTCTGGAGTACAGCAAGCTGCCTCAGTGTATGGTCGCACACCCTAACCTGATGACCAATAAAATGGGCTGCACTTCTCCACGTGCCAATGCTGATTGCACCATGAGCTCCGGCAGCCCCCTGCTCACCTTGTACAGGGAGGTGTTCTTCCTCACTGGGGTGGTGAGCCAGGTGGAAGCAGCTAGCTGCAGCAACGGCTACATTTTCCAAAAAGTGTCACGCCACCTCGGCTGGCTGCAGTCACTCATGGGTACAAGTTAG